The stretch of DNA TCGTACGATATAAAGATGTTCAACCTCATCGTCTTCCAGGCTCAGCCGGAAGAATCTGGACATTATATCTGCGGCACTCTAGATGGACAGTTCTTCTACGGCTACAACGTGGACATCCAGCCATCCAGGGACGCTCACATCACCTTTGCAGACAAGCATGCAAATCCACAGCCGGAGCTGAAGATGAACGACTTCACGGCTTTCACTGCTTTGTGGGAATGGTCCAAGTGCGACCGCTGTGACGTGAGAGGACAACAGAGGAGATTGGGAATGTGCTACCtacaaagcccgtacatttTCCCAAGGAACCGGGTGAGTAAGGCTGATGTGGCCCCCTGTGGCTCCGGAGCTGTACCAGCAAGATTCAAGCCCTACCTGGCCGACAGGAAAACTGAAATATTAATTAGGAGCTGTGAGACTCCTTGCTACAAAGCAGAAAAGGGTTTCTTCGGGAAGCTGCAAAGCCTGATGCACAGCCTCTACAAACTAAAGAAGCACATTCCCTTTATCCCTAAGGCACCCACTcaggtacatacacacactctggGGGAAAACCTAGTCCTTGCTTGTCCAGATGCCAAACCACATCATTCGGTAGCCTGGGACAAGGATAAAGAGCGCCTGTACCTTGCAGATTACCTGATTGGGCAAAAAGGGTCCATGCGGGTCTTTATTGACCATGGGAACCACCTGAACATTCATTCCGTCGAACGCGGTGACAAGGGCATCTACTACTGCTGGCTGGACGGTAAACTGAAGGCTGGATTCCGCCTTAATGTGGTGAGAGACCCGCTGCGGCAACGCAAATTCACCGACCCGGACTCAATTTACACCATGAAGACGATTGGCCACACTGCCCTCGGCTGTCTTGGGCTCTTTGTGATTATTCACTGCCTGAAGTGCATTTCGTACAACTTCAGATGCATCCCTTTCATGAACGATTAATTGACTGGGGATGGAGAAGAAGACGCCGCCTTTCAGGGCCCTTCTACAAAATTGGGCCCTAGCTACATTTCTACTAATCATAATGTACATAGTTTAGACAGTAGATAAGTTTAGTAGATAAGTTAgcctacaataaaatatttcattctgTAATATTCAGCATCTGTTGCATTATATTCACATCATTGGGTGAGGCCAGGAGGATTGGAAATAGAGCTTAAGAGGTGATGTATTGAAAAATatggggaggaggaaaaaatattCATACTGAAAATGGGAGTTTATTgttcaatattttaaaagctAACAAAAATGCCCTTCCCTGaagttattttataataataatataataccgCATAATACTGCATATATAATAGTGATTGATAGTGGAAAAAATAATAGCGATCAGGCGCTAATCATTACTATAACAAATgtttggtaaatatatatatacgtgaaaataaataatgctgCAAACACTAATAGGGTAACCCCAAAATACCTATAAtagacaaaatataataaagtgttgCGCCTGTTATTATAATTGTGACGGTAAATTACTTAACAATATaatgtgaaatataaataaacgaaaaacaatacttatattGGTTTTCCAGTCTCCATTCAGTCATCAGTGACATTTTCACAGACATTGTGTGGACTTTTACTGGAAGCTACTGCTGCGTCCCAGTACTTTCCTAGGATAATGGCGCATGCCTCGCTGTGGACTTCTTCACCTTTATGGGTGGTGGCCATTTTCTGCATCTTTTCTCCAGCGCAGAACTTtgaaattatagaaaaggaGGACATCTACAGCGTTGTTCCCTGCCCTGCTTTTCTACTTTTTGATTCCGTTGCGTACCTGGCTGACATGACCTTTGAACTACCCTGCAATTGCAAACCGGATAACGTACACTCCGTGGTGTGGTACTACCAAAGGAACTTAGGTGCAAAGGACACGCGCATTCTTACGAGAATTACGGCTACCGCCGTGGACAGCAAACGAGGACAGATTCAGTCCGTTGCCCATCTCTCGTACGATATAAAGATGTTCAACCTCATCGTCTTCCAGGCTCAGCCGGAAGAATCTGGACATTATATCTGCGGCACTCTAGATGGACAGTTCTTCTACGGCTACAACGTGGACATCCAGCCATCCAGGGACGCTCATATCACCTTTGCAGACAAGCATGCAAATCCACAGCCGGAGCTGAAGATGAACGACTTCACGGCTTTCACTGCTTTGTGGGAATGGTCCAAGTGCGACCGTTGTGACGTGAGAGGAGAACAGAGGAGATTGGGAATGTGCTACCTTCAAAGCCCGTACATTTTCCCAAGGAACCGGGTGAGTAAGGCTGATGTGGCCCCCTGTGGCTCCGGAGCTGTCCCGGCAAGATTCAAGCCCTACCTGGCCGACAGGAAAACCGAAATATTGATTAGGAGCTGTGAGACTCCTTGCTACAAAGCAAAAAAGGGTTTCTTCGGGAAGCTGCAAAGCCTGATGCACAGCCTCTACAAACTGAAGAAGCACATTCCCTTTATCCCTAAGGCACCCACTCAGGTACATACACACGCTCTGGGGGAAAACCTAGTCCTTGCTTGTCCAGATGCCAAACCACATCATTCGGTAGCCTGGGACAAGGATAAAGAGCGCCTGTACCTTGCAGATTACCTGATTGGGCAAAAAGGGTCCATGCGGGTCTTTATTGACCATGGGAACCACCTGAAAATTCATCCGTCGAACGCGGTGACAAAGGCATCTACTACTGCTGGCTGGACGGTAAACTGAAGGCTGGATTCCGCCTTAATGTGGTGCGAGACCCGCTGAAGCAGCGCAAATTCACCGACCCGGACTCAGTTTACACCATGAAGACGATTGGCCTCACTGCCTTCGGCTGTCTTGGGCTCTTTTTGATTATTCACTGCCTGAAGTGCATTTCGTACAACTTCAGATGCATCCCTTTCATGAACGATTAATTGACTGGGGATGGAGAAGAAGACGCCGCCTTTCAGGGCCCTTCTACAAAATTGGGCCCTAGCTACATTTCTACTAATCATAATGTACATAGTTTAGACAGTAGATAAGTTTAGTAGATAAGTTAGCCTACAATAAAATGTTTCGTTCTGTAATATTCAGCATCTGTTGCATTATATTCACATCATTGGGTGAGGCCAGGAGGATTGGAAATACAGCTTAAGAGGTGATGTATTGAAAAATATGGGGAGGAGGAATAAATATTCATACTGAAAATGGGAGTTTATTgttcaatattttaaaagctAACAAAAATGCCCTTCCCTGaacttattttataataataatataataccgCATAATACCGCATATATAATAGTGATTGATAgtggaaaaaataatagtgaTCAGGCGCTAATAATTACTATAACAAATgtttggtaaatatatatatacgtgaaaataaataatgctgCAAACACTAATAGGGTAACCCCAAAATACCTATAAtagacaaaatataataaagtgttgCGCCTGTTATTATAATTGTGACGGTAAATTACTTAACAATATaatgtgaaatataaataagcgaaaaacaatacttatattGATTTTCCAGTCTCCATTCAGTCATCAGTGACGTTTTCAGACATTGTGTGGACTTTTACTGGAAGCTACTGCTGCGTCCCAGTACTTTCCTAGGATAATGGCGCATGCCTCGCTGTGGACTTCTTCACCTTTATGGGTGGTGGCCATTTTCTGCATCTTGTCTCCAGCGCAGAACTTtgaaattatagaaaaggaGGACATCTACAGCGTTGTTCCCTGCCCTGCTTTTCTACTTTTTGATTCCGTTGCGTACCTGGCTGACATGACCTTTGAACTACCCTGCAATTGCAAACCGGATAACGTACACTCCGTGGTGTGGTACTACCAAAGGAACTTAGGTGCAAAGGACACGCGCATTCTTACGAGAATTACGGCTACCGCCATGGACAGCAAACGAGGACAGATTCAGTCCATTGCCCATCTCTCGTACGATATAAAGATGTTCAACCTCATCGTCTTCCAGGCTCAGCCGGAAGAATCTGGACATTATATCTGCGGCACTCTAGATGGACAGGTCTTCTACGGCTACAACGTGGACATCCAGCCATCCAGGGACGCTCATATCACCTTTGCAGACAAGCATGCAAATCCACAGCCAGAGCTGAAGATGAACGACTTCACGGCTTTCACTGCTTTGTGGGAATGGTCCAAGTGCGACCGCTGTGACGTGAGAGGAGAACAGAGGAGATTGGGAACGTGCTACCTTCAAAGCCCGTACATTTTCCCAAGGTACCGGGTGAGTAAGGCTGATGTGGCCTCTGTGGCTCCGGAGCTGTCCCAGCAAGATTCAAGCCCTACCTGGCCGACAGGAAAACCGAAATATTGATTAGGAGCTGTGAGACTCCTTGCTACAAAGCAAAAAAGGGTTTCTTCGGGAAGCTGCAAAGCCTGATGCACAGCCTCTACAAACTAAAGAAGCACATTCCCTTTATCCCTAAGGCACCCACGCAGGTACATACACAAGCTCTGGGTGAAAACCTAGTCCTTGCTTGTCCAGATGCCAAACCACATCATTCGGTAGCCTGGGACAAGGATAAAGAGCGCCTGTACCTTGCAGATTACCTGATTGGGCAAAAAGGGTCCATGCGGGTCTTTATTGACCATGGGAACCACCTGAACATTCATTCCGTTGGACGCGGTGACAAAGGCATCTACTACTGCTGGCTGGATGGTAAACTGAAGGCTGGATTCCGCCTTAATGTGGTGAGAGACCCGCTGAAGCAGCGCAAATTCACCGACCCGGACTCAATTTACGCCATGAAGACGATTGGCCTCACTGCCCTCGGCTGTCTTGGGCTCTTTTTGATTATTCACTGCCTGAAGTGCATTTCGTACAACTTCAGATGCATCCCTTTCATGAACGATTAATTGACTGGGGATGGAGAAGAAGACGCCGCCTTTCAGGGCCCTTCTACAAAATTGGGCCCTAGCTACATTTCTACTAATCATAATGTACATAGTTTAGACAGTAGATAAGTTTAGTAGATAAGTTAgcctacaataaaatatttcgtTCTGTAATATTCAGCATCTGTTGCATTATATTCACATCATTGGGTGAGGCCAGGAGGATTGGAAATAGAGCTTAAGAGGTGATGTATTGAAAAATATGGGGAGGAGGAATAAATGTTAATACTGAAAATGGGAGTTTATTgttcaatattttaaaagctAACAAAAATGCCCTTCCCTGaagttattttataataataatataataccgCATAATACCGCATATATAATAGTGATTGatattggaaaaaataatagtgaTCAGGCGCTAATAATTACTATAACAAATGTTtggtaaacatatatatacgtgaaaataaataatgctgCAAACACTAATAGGGTAACCCCAAAATACCTATAAtagacaaaatataataaagtgttgCGCCTGTTATTATAATTGTGACGGTAAATTACTTAACAATATaatgtgaaatataaataagcgaaaaacaatacttatattGATTTTCCAGTCTCCATTCAGTCATCAGTGACATTTTCAGTGTGAAGCTGTCTATTGTAACATCATAGAACCTTCAGCATCACACTCCAAGAACAATCCGTGTCCACGCTCAGTTACTCTGCTGTAGCACCGGATTGCGCATCAACTGTGTTTCCCCGCTGCTGTTAGGAGATTTTGTTGGATTGAGAATTCTATTGCGTTGCTTATATAGCAAACAAAAAGACACAGACATTGTGTGGACTTTTACTGGAAGCTACTGCTGCGTCCTAGTACTTTCCTAGGATAATGGCGCATGCCTCGCTGTGGACTTCTTCACCTTTATGGGTGGTGGCCATTTTCTGCATCTTGTCTCCAGCGCAGAACTTtgaaattatagaaaaggaGGACATCTACAGCGTTGTTCCCTGCCCTGCTTTTCTACTTTTTGATTCCGTTGCGTACCTGGCTGACATGACCTTTGAACTACCCTGCAATCGCAAACCGGATAACGTACACTCCGTGGTGTGGTACTACCAAAGGAACTTAGGTGCAAAGGACACGCGCATTCTTACGAGAATTACGGCTACCGCCGTGGACAGCAAACGAGGACAGATTCAGTCCGTTGCCCATCTCTCGTACGATATAAAGATGTTCAACCTCATCGTCTTCCAGGCTCAGCCGGAAGAATCTGGACATTATATCTGCGGCACTCTAGATGGACAGTACTTCTACGGCTACAACGTGGACATCCAGCCATCCAGGGGCGCTCATATCACCTTTGCAGACAAGCATGCAAATCCACAGCCGGAGCTGAAGATGAACGACTTCACGGCTTTCACTGCTTTGTGGGAATGGTCCAAGTGCGACCGCTGTGACGTGAGAGGAGAGCAGAGGAGATTGGGAATGTGCTACCTTCAAAGCCCGTACATTTTCCCAAGGAACCGGGTGAGTAAGGCTGATGTGGCCCCCTGTGGCTCCGGAGCTGTCCCAGCAAGATTCAAGCCCTACCTGGCCGACAGGAAAACCGAAATATTGATTAGGAGCTGTGAGACTCCTTGCTACAAAGCCAAAAAGGGTTTCTTCGGGAAGCTGCAAAGCCTGATGCACAGCCTCTACAAACTGAAGAAGCACATTCCCTTTATCCCTAAGGCACCCACTCAGGTACATACACACGCTCTGGGGGAAAACCTAGTCCTTGCTTGTCCAGATGCCAAACCACATCATTCGGTAGCCTGGGACAAGGATAAAGAGCGCCTGTACCTTGCAGATTACCTGATTGGGCAAAAAGGGTCCATGCGGGTCTTTATTGACCATGGGAACCACCTGAACATTCATTCCGTCGAACGCGGTGACAAAGGCATATACTACTGCTGGCTGGACGGTAAACTGAAGGCTGGATTCCGCCTTAATGTGGTGAGAGACCCGCTGAAGCAGCGCAAATTCACCGACCCGGACTCAATTTACACCATGAAGACGATTGGCCTTACTGCCCTCGGCTGTCTTGGGCTCTTTTTGATTATTCACTGCCTGAAGTGCATTTCGTACAACTTCAGATGCATCCCTTTCATGAACGATTAATTGACTGGGGATGGAGAAGAAGACGCCGCCTTTCAGGGCCCTTCTACAAAATTGGGCCCTAGCTACATTTCTACTAATCATAATGTACATAGTTTAGACAGTAGATAAGTTTAGTAGATAAGTTAGCCTACAATAAAATGTTTCGTTCTGTAATATTCAGCATCTGTTGCATTATATTCACATCATTGGGTGAGGCCAGGAGGATTGGAAATAGAGCTTAAGAGGTGATGTATTGAAAAATATGGGGAGGAGGAATAAATATTCATACTGAAAATGGGAGTTTATTgttcaatattttaaaagctAACAAAAATGCCCTTCCCTGaacttattttataataataatataataccgCATAATACTGCATATATAATAGTGATTGATAGTGGAAAAAATAATAGCGATCAGGCGCTAATAATTACTATAACAAATgtttggtaaatatatatatacgtgaaaataaataatgctgCAAACACTAATAGGGTAACCCCAAAATACCTATAAtagacaaaatataataaagtgttgCGCCTGTTATTATAATTGTGACGGTAAATTACTTAACAATATaatgtgaaatataaataaacgaaaaacaatacttatattGATTTTCCAGTCTCCATTCGTTGTGTcaaaatatgtttcaataaatgaaaataaaaaagaaacaaaaaatcatagtgctttcaGCAAATATATATGAATCAGGTGTATCTTTTGTATAGTGTTTCACTCACATGAAGATGAGCAATAAGTTTGCTCTGACTTATTGAATTCTATGGTAAAGGAGTTTCAGCTCCGTTCCCGCCGAACAAGTTGTTTCAGGACGCCCTCTCCGAATCGCTTCTTTGAGTATTGTACCGTCCACACAGCAAAAATGCGGGTCTAGTCGATACGAGAGATAAAAAAGGCAGGGAggtgaaatataaatgtatatttaatatttaaaaaagtgcagcatgcctttttttaatattaaaaatattaagcgATGGCACACATAATTATCTTCTGATGAATTTTGAATAAAAATtatgaattgtattttttacaaaCCAAGGAGTTGCTTTTGGAGGCTCAAAAGGTTCATACACATTGTGAGTGTAACCATTGAAGTTTTGTTCCTGAAGTTCCCAAGTGTTTTTACtctattacactatatttttacCGTATCTGCTTTTTGTTTGAGCTATTAAGATCGCGAGTTACAAGCGCCCCTAGACAGAAGTCTTGCTTGTTCCATATTTTCAACATTCAGTGGAGGATGTTTATAGGGTTGCTGCTGTAAAATCCGATCAAAATTAAGGGAAGTATTTATCTTTCCGTTTTACTGTCTACTTATTCTATATCTTTTGGCACGCGGTTTCATTCCTTTCTGATAAAAGGTTGAGATAGGTTCTCCATAAGCTTCTTTGAAACATTCTAGGAACATAGGTAAAAATTCACAATTCAATTATTCAAGTATTGAATTAATAGCTGAACATTCCTTAAAATGTGTGTTCAGATTAACCATGCAGAGAACACTGAAATCCTAAAAACTTGAAATGTTTTAGGGTTTAAATTTTTATGTGGCCAAACGTCTACCAGCTTGGATCGGTCTACAAAATTGTCTTCTAGATTgtgagttttttatttttatatctacaagagcattaaataatatataaatggagGATTGAGTAATGACAGAAATAAACCGATTGTCTGTAGCACACCTTCATTTCTACATAAGAACCtcagaattatttatttttcaacataGCCGAATACATATCCCATGATGAGTTCTGGATGCTAGTAAACGAAACGTCTACAATAACCTATTCAGGAGCCAAATCACAATACAGGAAGGGTAAATCCAAATCCACTCaatatattttagtatagtGAGGGTTTATTGACTCAAATACATTTATCTCTGGTTCATCTAGAGTGCAGCGGGTGATTGAGGCTACGGAAAAACAAGAAATTGATCCACATTATTCTTTTATCTGTTGGTGACAGGTTATGTTGAAGGATGAatgatgtttctttttaacCTCTGTAATTAATCTTCAACGCCAGTATACAAAAATAGGCAGAAAtgtgattcatttatttattattgaaatcctaaaattatactttttttaaccaGACACAAAATCAAAGCAGCATTCTTCATTGCGTCTTTAATTGTGATATGCAGAACATatcatagatatttttttttttggtgggaaggtaggtgcacattatgtttctgtgacaggaaatattgagGGGGGAGGTAGGTGTACATCATGtttctgtgatgtcacacacatatataattcattatgcaaattagcatggccagtattttttttgcaagaaaggcGGCAACCCTTATCTGGACGCTACCCCAGCTTTGTCTGATGGCCAGTCTAGGCCTTAAAACCAATAATAATTGTCCCttcttaaaagtatttttttaaccattattctgatatctgtatatatgtctGTGCTTAGTATATATAAAGTTGGTGCCTTACACTGCCACCTGGTGGTGAACTTTGGCCATGTTTCTGTCAACTTCCTGTTCCAGGTTATTCCACTGTAAGCAAGTCTGAGGAGAAGTAACAGTTATGAGCTCTCCCATTTTCTTACACACAGGCCTTGGAAATATAAGTATGTCAGTAATTGGTTAAAATGCATTAGTATATACTGTCACTGATTTAAGTACTGTTTcatgtatattattttcatgtcaGTAAGGTGATATGAGCTTGGCTAGCTAGGCCTTTGTTTTCTGTGAGTTGATATTTGAATAGTCATGTATGCCTGTCAATTGTATGCATTGTAGTTTGAGAATATGTACAAACAGTGTTCTAATATATGTTcctaattctgtatattttgcagttttacaaAGATGAAAAGAGAAATCAAATATTAAAGAGTCTCGGTAAGAGTCCAAAAAGTACCTGTGCTTCCTGGGTTTCTACTGAGAAGATGTTAGCTGTCTGCCAAACCTTGTACAAGCAACACATTGTGAGGGCAGAACAACCATTATATCATATTAACTAGTTACCCATAATCATTATTAACTCATTATAAACTATACAAAGCATTGTTCTTTGTGTTCTATAATTGACATTGTGTTGCTGTCCATTGTATAAAACTTTGCTATGAATCGATATGGGACAGAATCAAGTGTTGGAAATCACACAGCATGCGAGACAGATGTTTTAGCAAATGTCTAAGAGATGTTAATGTCTTCTACCAAATGTCTCATGAAATGCTACAGGGACTGAtggcttttcttttattttttttcccccgtttcctttttttgtttccaatttGCTTCAGTGCAcaattttcatattaaatgatgTCCTAAATCAGCATTTCTTCAAACTGAGCAACAGCTAATGATGACAAACATCGAGAATTGCAATAGGACTAATTtgcataaaaattaaaatgtatccaaaggcgttgttttttttttttgcccgcGTGAACAGTTGCAAAGCCAACGGTTACGTCTCTTTGTTGGTGATCAGATATTTCTTTTAAGACAGATATTTACATGCAAATTTGAAAAGGGTTTCATTTAAATCAGTAGCTAATAAAGTCGGCACAGAGGAATATTAGCACGGCAATAACTCTTTGAGTAGTAGGTTATAGAAATATGCAATACAGTTTAAAGTATTGGGCACAGAAACGCAATGGCTATGGAATACTTTTGGGGTATTTAGGTTTCAGATTTTTGAATCTAAGCATAATTCGGTGTTGCGGAAATGCCTCGAtaacaaggcattcagcaacacaacccccacAACCACAAGCTCCATCAGTGAGTGACATTactgccactcacaagatggcaacGCCAGTTGAAAAAagagtactgcattcaaccatgaaaGTCAATTAAGCCTTGCTTATTAATCACTATGCGATTTagtaaattggaattttgaaaaaaaaatagttttaaaaaaatacaaatgtagtaACATATAGAATAATCTCTACTGGTGTCATCATCAGAGGAACGATCCAACTCCAACAAGATGTAAAGAAAATtttaaaagaacacaaaatgagttaaaaaaCCAGCATTTCAAAAACCCATGGGGTGTTTAGatctcaaaaatatatagttgatGGGTATATTGATTTGGCCAGCTCCAAAGATTGGATATgtggcagactgaccagatgtcaaaatttccCAAATggggccttttagcccccaaataacCAGACAAACCAAAGCATTTGGGGGTtgtttgtcagtgacatataAAACGAGCTGAAGATTTATGCCAGAAGTACAcattgtgtggaaaaaaatgtttttcaaatagcaatatgctaattggatttattgccctataagttgtaataaaaaaagcaaagccTACTTGTcccgaaaaaaataaaataaaaatattctaagTAAAAAACagttgtcattaaagggttaaaatgttatGTATAAAATTTTATGTAGAAAAAAGCCCAGTGCAGTAAGTCCTATTATCTCACAGCTTctaattaatatttctgttttccTGTCTGCCAGGTAGAGCTCGGATCTTGCTGGGACAGCTTCGGAGCCACACGGGGTCACATCAGCCTTAGTCACCCGGTACCGTGGGAAAATGTATGGGCTTTCAACGTAGCACATTCCCAATCTCCTCTGCTCTCCTCTCACGTCACAACGGTCACACTTGGACCATTCCCACAAAGCAGTGAAAGTCGTGAAGTCCTTCATCTTCAGCTCCAGCTGTGGATTTGCATGCTTGTCTGCAAAGGTGATATGAGCGTCGCTGGATGACTG from Spea bombifrons isolate aSpeBom1 chromosome 13, aSpeBom1.2.pri, whole genome shotgun sequence encodes:
- the LOC128470900 gene encoding Ig-like V-type domain-containing protein FAM187A, which gives rise to MIFLARQELTFELPCNCKPDNVHSVVWYYQRNLGAKDTRILTRITATAVDSKRGQIQSVAHLSYDIKMFNLIVFQAQPEESGHYICGTLDGQFFYGYNVDIQPSRDAHITFADKHANPQPELKMNDFTAFTALWEWSKCDRCDVRGQQRRLGMCYLQSPYIFPRNRVSKADVAPCGSGAVPARFKPYLADRKTEILIRSCETPCYKAEKGFFGKLQSLMHSLYKLKKHIPFIPKAPTQVHTHTLGENLVLACPDAKPHHSVAWDKDKERLYLADYLIGQKGSMRVFIDHGNHLNIHSVERGDKGIYYCWLDGKLKAGFRLNVVRDPLRQRKFTDPDSIYTMKTIGHTALGCLGLFVIIHCLKCISYNFRCIPFMND
- the LOC128470901 gene encoding Ig-like V-type domain-containing protein FAM187A — protein: MAHASLWTSSPLWVVAIFCIFSPAQNFEIIEKEDIYSVVPCPAFLLFDSVAYLADMTFELPCNCKPDNVHSVVWYYQRNLGAKDTRILTRITATAVDSKRGQIQSVAHLSYDIKMFNLIVFQAQPEESGHYICGTLDGQFFYGYNVDIQPSRDAHITFADKHANPQPELKMNDFTAFTALWEWSKCDRCDVRGEQRRLGMCYLQSPYIFPRNRVSKADVAPCGSGAVPARFKPYLADRKTEILIRSCETPCYKAKKGFFGKLQSLMHSLYKLKKHIPFIPKAPTQVHTHALGENLVLACPDAKPHHSVAWDKDKERLYLADYLIGQKGSMRVFIDHGNHLKIHPSNAVTKASTTAGWTVN
- the LOC128470902 gene encoding Ig-like V-type domain-containing protein FAM187A translates to MAHASLWTSSPLWVVAIFCILSPAQNFEIIEKEDIYSVVPCPAFLLFDSVAYLADMTFELPCNRKPDNVHSVVWYYQRNLGAKDTRILTRITATAVDSKRGQIQSVAHLSYDIKMFNLIVFQAQPEESGHYICGTLDGQYFYGYNVDIQPSRGAHITFADKHANPQPELKMNDFTAFTALWEWSKCDRCDVRGEQRRLGMCYLQSPYIFPRNRVSKADVAPCGSGAVPARFKPYLADRKTEILIRSCETPCYKAKKGFFGKLQSLMHSLYKLKKHIPFIPKAPTQVHTHALGENLVLACPDAKPHHSVAWDKDKERLYLADYLIGQKGSMRVFIDHGNHLNIHSVERGDKGIYYCWLDGKLKAGFRLNVVRDPLKQRKFTDPDSIYTMKTIGLTALGCLGLFLIIHCLKCISYNFRCIPFMND
- the LOC128470903 gene encoding Ig-like V-type domain-containing protein FAM187A, whose translation is MLTQNFEITGKEDIYSVVPCPAFLLLDSVAYLADMTFEVPCNCKPDNVHSVVWYYQRNLGGKDTYILTSITASVVDSKGGQIQSVAHLLYDIKPEESGRYIGSTLDGQFFYGYNVDIQSSSDAHITFADKHANPQLELKMKDFTTFTALWEWSKCDRCDVRGEQRRLGMCYVESPYIFPRYRVTKADVTPCGSEAVPARSELYLADRKTEILIRSCEIIGLTALGFFLHKILYITF